The following is a genomic window from Nitrospira sp. SG-bin1.
CCCTTGTTGCCATGCCGTTGCTCTTCAGCCAACGCCCGATAGACGTCCGCGCAGTCCTCTCTCCGGGGATACTTTCCTCCGAGAAAGTAGGCTTGTACTCGCCGGTCTTCCAATCGATAGAGCAGCACGGCCCACGCCGTCTTCCCGTCTCGTCCCGCCCGTCCCGTCTCTTGCACGTAGCTTTCGAGCGAGTCCGGCAGGGAATAATGGACGACGACGCGCAAGTCACGCTTGTCGATGCCGAGCCCGAAGGCTTTCGTCGCCACCACCAGCGGAACCCGATTGTCCATGAACTCCTGCTGCGTCTTGTGTCGATCTGTTGCACGCATTTTCCCGTGATAAAGGCCGACCGGCAAGCCTCTCTGCCGTAACCGTTCGAACAGGGCTTTCGCTTCACGAATCGTCGCGGCATACACCAAACCCGGACCGCCGCGCAGCTGACCGGCGAGCAGTTCCATCAAACAACGGTCCTTCTCGAGGTCGTTCACGGTGCGGCGGATCTCATAAATGAGGTTGTCACGATAGTTTCCCGCATCGATGATGACGGCCGTCCGGATATCCAACTGCCGCACAATGTCGCGGGCCACATCGGGCGGAGCGGTGGCCGTGAGCGCCAAGACCGGCGGCTTCCCCAATCGACGCACGGCATCGCGAATCGACAAGTACGCCGGACGGAAGTCATGACCCCACTGCGAGACGCAGTGGGCCTCATCCACGACGATCAACGACACGCCGGTTCGCTGCAACATCGCCAGGGTCTCCTCCCGCTCCAGGCGCTCCGGGGTCACGTAAATCAACTCGGGCGTCCCCTGCCGTATCTCATCTATCATGTCGCGCTCATCCTGGGTGGACAGCGTGCTGTCAAGTTTGGCCACCGCGATCGATCGATCTTCGAGCTTGTCCTGTTGATCCTTCATCAAAGCAATCAACGGCGATACCACGACGACGGCGTGAGGCAGAAACAGAGCCGGTAGTTGATAGCAGAGCGATTTCCCTCCTCCCGTAGGCAGAATGCCCAGGGCATCCCGGCCATTCATGACCGCTTCAATCAATTCCGCCTGGCCCGGACGAAATGCCGCGACGCCCAGTTGTTTTTTGGCCTTACGAAGATTTTCGGGTGACCACCGCAGCGCAACGTTCACGGTGCCTCGATCCTTCCTTGTGCGTCCGCCACCAAGTCTGGTCATCGGCGAGCCATATCGAACGAGCTATTGACTCATTCTTTTCTGCGAAGCACAACCAGGGAAGACTCTGGACGCACTGATAGAAGGCGCGAAGCGGAGGACCCACGCAAGGCAGGTCGCCATTCGGTTATTGGGATGCGCCGTATGCCATTGCTTCCAGCATTTCACGGAGGAGACGGCTTCAACATGCCGGAAGCTCATGGGCTTCCCAGGAACCATTTTCAGGAGGATTTCCTAGTATGCTTCAGATATGAGAATTCCTATAGTCAGCCAGGACCGGACATGGGCCAACACTCTTGGATGCCGAAACGAGTAGGAGGAAACGGATGAGCTACAAATTTCGATCGTACCTCATTGCACTGATTGCCGGCTGCCTAAGCATCGCGGGGCAGGGAATATCACTAGCGGACGATTGGACGAACAAGGGCATGGCCGATGAGGGACGCTTCATCGCCGGATTCCGGGTCGGCCCCAGCTTTACGACACAAGACGGCGGCGTATCGACGGCCGGACCGGCCCTCAATTTTCAGGGCATGTACGGCCTCAACCAATGGTTTCGAGTCGGCATGATGCTGGAGTGGGAACGGCACGGCTTAGACGGCCGGGATGGGACCCTCAATACGATTTCCATTTTGCCGGCGACGTTGGAGTTTCGTCCCGGGCATATCGGCCCTTTCATCCCGTATCTTACGACCGGGATCGGGGTGAACGTGAACACGAAGGATGTCGATGATACGTTCGCCTGGCGCCTCGGCGGTGGCGTGGATTATGCGCTGACACACTTGATATCCGGCGCACCTCAAGGGCTCAAGCTGAATGTGGAGACCGCGTGGAAGCGGAACCAACCGGGGGCGGAATTGTCCGCGATAGGCCTCCTCTTTGGTATCCGCCATACCTATTGATCGCGAGACACAATATCTCATATACAGATACTCGGCATGGTGGAATAGAGACGGCGGCGCGCCCGGTTACCTCGATCGTCGCGCAGCCGTCGATGCCAACCTCCACACCCGCAAAGATCCATGGAGCGGGCGATGGGACAGCTCTAGTCGGCAGCAGGTGGACCCGGAAGCCGATGTGGAGCCGGTTCGTTTTGTGGAGCAGATCCTATTCTTCCGAGGCTCCGTGAACCATCGGACGCGTATTACTCCTTGATTTCAGCCTGCTCCCGGATCAGCCGGTCCGGTCCTCGCATAGGCCTTCTCACCTCTCCAGAGCGCAATGCCCCCGACCAATCCGTTGAGGTTCGACACGATGGTGACATTGGGAGGAAGCAAGGAAATGTCCACTTCGCGCGAATTGCCGCCGCCGATGTACAGGCGGGAGAGATGAAACCGGTCTTCGAGTCGGCGAACGAATTTGGCCAAGCGCTGATTCCATTTTTTCTTCCCGTCCTTCTGCAACCTCTCGTTCCGTAACTTGGCTTTGCCGAGTTCGACGTTCGGGACAAGATGTCCGTCGGTAAACAGCGCCGTCCCGACACCCGTCCCCAAAGTAAGCACCAACTCGACTCCCTTTCCGGCAATGGCTCCGAAACCTTGCACGTCGGCGTCATTCGCCGCGCGAACCGGCTTCCCCAAGCGCGCTTGCAATACCTCGGCGAGGTTAAAATCTTTCCACTCCGGTGCAAGATTGGGAGCCTGTCGGACGATGCCGTCGACAACGATGCCCGGAAATCCGATCGCGACTCGGTCGTATGAGTCAAATTGTTCGGCCAGCGCGACGATCGTATCCATCAATTCACCCGGCATGCCGGAAGACGGGGTGTCTCGGCGGATACGCCGACCGGCGAGATTCCCCAGCTCGTTGACCGGGACGGCCTTGATTCCGCTGGCGCCCACGTCCACAACCAAGGTCACTGGCTTGGCGGGTGCCGTCCGATCTTGATTGCGCGATGCAACCAGGCTGGATGATGATGATTTGCGCGTTGGCGAAACAGCTTGTGCGCGGCTAGTCCGGGACACACTCTCACGATGCATGGAACGTAGACTCATTCCCACGGTATCCTCCTTCTATCGCTTATAGAATGCATGCCGGCGATAACCCACGCCGGTCCATCACGACTTTGAAAGAAATGAATGTTCGCCCGTATCGATGGGCGCCATCCTACCTAACCTTCGTCCTCTTCCATTGCTTGACGAATCAACAATTCACGTAACAACGTTTCCAAATCTTGATGCATCAACTGAATATTCGATTCCAGTTGCTGCAACATGGCCTCTCGAATGTGAAGATCGTCGGCATCGTAAATTCCGCCCGGACCGAACAACAGCGACTTCCGTTCTTGCTCTCGTCGGGAACCGGGTTTACCAAGACGCCCCTGCTCTTTCCACGTCGTGACCAGCACGTCGCGCAAACTTCGTCGCTCCAGGTCGCGACTATTCGGCCTTGTCAAGAACCGCCAGATCCGAGGAGGGTAGTATTCTCGTTTCTCTTCGCCTTCCCATATCTGTTGAAGATGATTATGCGGATGTCTGAACTCTTGTCTCACTTTAGTGAAGTTCGCCGAGGTTCCGAACAGGACCTCCAAAGCTCCTCCCGCCACGGAAACGATATGCGCGGTGTCACCCGCGCCGGTCGCCATCCCGATCCCGCCGGTCATGACGTTCACCAAGCCGCCGATCACGACCGATAAGATCGTCTGAGATATGATGCGGGTATTTTGAACGTCTTTCAGTCGATCTTGCACCTCATCGGCCCGGTGGACCTCGCATTCCAATTCAGCAACCAAGCTCGATACCTCGAGCGTCGCGAGCTGCAGCCTGTTGATCAGTTTTCGCCTGACTCGTTCCACTTCGTTCACATCCTCGTGAGCGTGCTCCAGAAATGCCAGCCGATGGAGCAACGGAAGCAAATGCATGGCATCGGCGATGTCTATTGCGACTGGGCTGTAATACTTTGCCGCGTCGCCGTCTTGGATTATCTCGGTAGAGGAAGGAACCGATTCGACTTTGGAGACAGGCATGTTTTTGAAGGATGTCTCCGATGGAATACACCCGCGATCGAAGGTATATGTGGACTTAGCCGGTTCCAGTGTGGAGACGCAGCCGTTTGCCATCAGATACGCCAATAAGAAGACACATTTCCTCATAGTCTTAGAACTGTAGCCCCTCAGAATAACCCGACCTCCTCGGAAATCCCCTTGTTGCGATGGCCCCTGCATGCTTTCCCTTCCGCAAACAGAGAACGCGACACGAGACGATCTTGCTCGGGTTGATCCGTCGGACCGGAGGTCCCGGTCATCAGACCTATGAGCAAGTCGACGGATCGACGACTTCACGCGATTCAGCGGTTATCACATTGAACGGCCGAGAGCCCGCGGCGATCAAAGCCTGGTAGCGCCAGGCGGCGGGTCTGTTCGGAAGCCGGAACAGCCCCCGTGCCCCCTTGCTTTCGAAATGAAGGATCCTGCCGCCGCTTCGCAGCTCCCGGACTCGCCGTACCGACGAGCTTGGGAGGCATTCTGTCCATCTCAGGACAATCTAGATAGGCGAAAGGTCCAGCCTGGTAGGGCGGTGATGAGAAAGGTTTGTCGCCCGGTGTTGGACAGGCGAAGCGCGGGTTCTAGAGTGCCGCCCCGCAAGGGCGCGGATACCTACTTCGTTGATATGAAGGACATGAAGCAAGGCGTTCAAGATGCGCGTTCATCAGATGAGTAGGAACGCCGCGGTCAGTCGCCCCAGGATAATCAGCCAGGCGGTCGTGAACACCACGGGCATCCACATCGGCGTCAGTTTGGCCCACTTGGTGAGATACGCAGGGCCTTGGATATGCGGATACAATTTAGTGCTGGCATCTTCCGGGGTTTTCGATTGCGCGAAATTTTCGTACAGAGCACGGAGATGATCGATGTTTTTCAATGAGGCAATGATGCTGACATAGGCCAAGGCACCGGCCAGCAGACCCGCGACAGGGAGAAGCCAGAGCAAGAGGAGTTGCTCGGCTTCAAACAGTGGATTCTTCGCCTCTTTCTGAGCGTTGAGCAGGGTCGCGTACGCGCCGAAGAAAAAGGCTTGGGTGATGATTTGCCAGGTGACGCGTTGATTGATCAACTGATCGTGATGCTCGATCTGACCGCGGATCAGGCCATAATACTCGGCTTGGCTTTGGTCTCCCGATCTGTCCATACATCGCCCCTCCGGTATATGGTGATCGTGCAATCCATAGGCCTCTCTGTGGCACCAGACCGGAACGACAGTCCATGTGAAGACCAAAAGTCCAGCCGATGTTGGGATCAAGCCTACTGTGCTCACTACAGGCCTCAAAAGATCGCTGATATCATCGAAGCTGCATCCCTGGGGCTATAGGCGTCAAGTCCGCACGGTATCGCTCCCCTCCCCATCAAAATCTTATGTAATGAACGTCATTACTCGCACGGCTCTTCCGAGAGGCTCGATTCTGATGGCGCACCATTTGCGAGACTTATTTCTTTACAAGAAAGGAGGTTGCTCATGACCAGTAAAGGTTTCGCTCAGCTGATCGGATGGGTATTTCTCGCCATCGGAATACTCGGGTTTTTCCCTGGTCTCAAGACGACGCCCCCCGTGGGTACCGCGCTCAATCTCGCCGTCGACGGTGGATTCGGATACCTGCTCGGATTGTTTCCCGTCAATTGGCTCCATAACTTGGTACATGTGGGTGTCGGTATTGCCGGCATCGCGTCTGCCAGGAGTATCGGGAGCGCCCAAGCCTTCGCGCGGGGGTTGACCTGGTTATACGGGACGCTGGCTTTGATGGGCCTGTTTCCGGTGCTCAATGTCACGTTCGGCTTGATTCCGATATTCGGCCACGATATTTGGCTGCATGCGGGTACTGCCGCCCTGGCGGCTTATTATGGATATGGCCGACGTGCCGAGGTGGTCGAGACAGGTGAAACCTATCGAAAGGCGGCATAAGGGATACCTGGTCTCGGTGTGAGGCAACGGCATCGATAGGCCGTTGCCTCCGAGCCACCGGCTTGATCCTATCGATGCGGCCCTGGCATCTCGTGATATTCATTCCGGTCTTTGTACGGCTTCGCGAGAATCAGTCTCTATCACCGCATCCGTCCAATAGTAGCCGTAATACGTCAACGCCAACGCGGTTGCGATGTGCAGAATCAAGATATCGTGACCGACCGCCGGCCAGAGTCCAAACTGCGTCGGGAACGGCAGGTGCATTTCGACCAGTACAAGCAGGCTGAATACAACGGCGGCCTTGCGCGAAAATCCGACCGCCATGACTCGATACCGCGAGGCTAGGATGGCCCGGATGCCGAGCAGCAAGTGGAAGACAAAGTACAGGGCAGAAGCGGAACGAGCGTGCTCCACTGTTCCGATCAAGCCGATAAAGAAATAGATGGCACCGATCAATTCAATGGATCGGCATGTGCTCATAAAAAAGGAAAGACACCCCACATGCAGTGGGAACCATATTCCATCCACGCGAGGAA
Proteins encoded in this region:
- a CDS encoding recombinase RecQ gives rise to the protein MRWSPENLRKAKKQLGVAAFRPGQAELIEAVMNGRDALGILPTGGGKSLCYQLPALFLPHAVVVVSPLIALMKDQQDKLEDRSIAVAKLDSTLSTQDERDMIDEIRQGTPELIYVTPERLEREETLAMLQRTGVSLIVVDEAHCVSQWGHDFRPAYLSIRDAVRRLGKPPVLALTATAPPDVARDIVRQLDIRTAVIIDAGNYRDNLIYEIRRTVNDLEKDRCLMELLAGQLRGGPGLVYAATIREAKALFERLRQRGLPVGLYHGKMRATDRHKTQQEFMDNRVPLVVATKAFGLGIDKRDLRVVVHYSLPDSLESYVQETGRAGRDGKTAWAVLLYRLEDRRVQAYFLGGKYPRREDCADVYRALAEEQRHGNKGLTLIKMAAATSLPVDKVKVVVALLDAMGILRRGRRLKLARAFVDEDEFGRYLEEYEQRHKSDQDKLEVMMKYGQTTECRVRYISRYFGNELPRDCGRCDNCRTDAGQRTVDVRELQAGV